Within bacterium HR17, the genomic segment GATCAACACCGTGCCATCCGGGGCAGGGAGCAAACAAAACGCACCGATCGTCTCTGCAGGGTCAAACAGCGTGCGGGCGTGGTAACCCAAGGTGACGGTGCCGTCTGTCGCAACGATCGTGCCGTCCAGTTTGCCTTTGAGCCAGTCGTCACCTTTGTCCAACACCCACATTTTCGGTTGACGGGCAAGGGGTTGGGTGCGTTGCCCTAGCGGTTGTGGGGGTTGGCTGGGTTGTTGTGCGGGCTGTTCTTTTTGCTCGGCGGCTTCAGGCGACATGCGGCGCACTTCATCCCAATCGGGCGGTTGGGGCGGTTGGTCTTTGTCCGATTTCTCCTCGCGTTGTAAGGCGAGGCGAGCGGTGTGCCACCAAGCGGTGACATCCATTGTCTCCCAGCGCCATCGGGCTAATTGGATTTCCCACCACGCCCGCTCTCCAGGGTCACGCCACTTCTGGGCAACGGAAAGCAACCAAAAGCGCTCGGCACCGTTCAAAGGCGCCGTCACGAATTCTTCTTCACCTGGCTCGCCGGGTGCACCCGATGACGCTTCAGCGCCGCTTGGACCAGACGGTGGCGGTCCGGGTTCTATCGTCGGCGGGCGCGGAGGTGCCTCTTTCTCACGCTCTTCGGCTTCTACGGTCAGGGTAACGGACGCCAAACCCGTCAGGATGCGGTCAAACGCAAAACGCCGTTCCCGGTAATCGCGGATGGGCACGATGTCGCTGGAGCCCATGTTCATCAGGGCTTCCAGCGTGGCATTGGGTAAACTCTCCCATCGCTTCCCTGCAATCTCCACGCCGGAAGTGAGGGGATTGGTGGCAATCAGCACTTCGTTATTGGCGTAAACATCCTGTAACTGCTGCCAAAGGTCAGCGAGCGATCGCGGACGGGGGCGACGGTAACCCGATTGCTGTCGGACCAATTCGCCCATCATTCCGCCGCCGACCCAAAAGCGCATCCGTCCTGGTCGGGCGTTGGCAGGCACCACCAAATCTACGGTCATCGTCCGTTCAAACCCACCCCACCCTTTCAAAGACAGCGTGACGGGGACTTTCTCGCCGGGTTTGACCCGCGTTTTGCGAGCGGTCACTCGGTCAATCCATGCGGTGCGGCGTTGCGGGTAAAACGCCAGACTTGCAGAGAGCGCCGAAAACTTCACCTCTCCAAAGCGGTTATTGGCGGCAGCTTCCAAGATGTCCGCAAGTTCCGCCAACGGTGAGGTGCGCGCACCTCCTAAGGCAATCACGAAAACATTGCCGCTCATCCTTCCGCCTTCGTTGGGGAACCAATTTTCGCGTTCAATGGGCGGTAACCCTTTGGCTTCCACGCGCACCCGCATGTGGGTGCTCCCCTCTTCTGCGGGGCTCACGGAAGTGAAGAAAGCGCCCAACAGGCTGACATACGCCCCTAAGGGCAGTAACTCGCGGTGTTGAACGAGTTTCAAGCGGTAAGCGCGGCGCTGACCTTGGGCGAAATTGCGCAAGGTGACCTGCATCGGGACTGTTTCCGCCAACCTGCCCAATTCGCCAGCGACCGCGAAGGCACGGTCTTGGGTCAACCGTCCGCGCTCTCGCAACCCGACGCCCAATTTGAACGAAAAGTCGTAAGCCGGAAAGATGTCCAACACATACGCGCTGGTAACTGGTAAATCCACGCTGCCAAGGCTCATCATCGGGTGACCAAACGCCCAGAAACGGTTGCCTTCCACCCAAGTGACGGTGCCGATGGCGGTAAAATCCACATCGCCGCCGACCAGTTGCACGCCCAACGCGCTGCCAGGACGGATGGGCGCGTCTTTCACGGGCAAACGGGACGCCCCTCCAGCCCCTTCCAGCACGACAAAGTTGTAAGGTTCCAGCAAGCGTCGGATGAGCGGGAATAAACTGCGCGGCACACCGCGCACCAACAGCGGCGTCGCCACCGGCACCAACAAACCTTCGTCAGGGCGCAACCGTGACCGCCATTGCCGCGCTTCTACCCAGTTGGGCACGACCCGCACGCGATGGACGCTGCGCCCGGCGACGACAACCGGCGCCCCTTTGGGGCGCAAAGTCCCCGCCGTCCACCGAGGGGACGGAAACCGCTGCGGGTCGGTGCATGCCAGCATCGCCGTGATCGGTGTGACCCCGCAGATGGGTTCTTTGGAGAACCCCCAACCGAACGCGATGGCACCGACCAGTTTGCCGTTGACGAAAATAGGGCTTCCACTCATGCCCGCAATCACGCCCGATTTGCGGCGCACAACGGTGCCGCCGTCTATGCGGATCAAAATGGCGTCCATGTCAAAATCCATGCGCTCCAAGACACCGATGACGGTAATAGGAAACCGTTCAATCCGCGTTCCTTGAAAGACGCTTAACCCGTAACCCTTCATGCCAGGGCGCAGCTTGTTGGGAGGCAGGATATCGTTAGGGCTAATTGCCCCTGCCCGAATGAGCGTCACAATCACGCACGCCCAAAGCCAGATGATGCGGCGCATCGGTGTGTTCCCTCCTAAAGCGTGTAAATCGTAACGGCGCCACAAAGTATGCAAACGCGCCAAAGGAGTCGTTCAGGGTCAGAGGGGTAACGCAACCCCATCGCCCCGGATGTCGGCGCACCCACACCAACTTACGCCGACCCGCTCCACGCCGTGAGCGACCCCTGTCCCGCCTGGATAAGGCACCAACTGCACCTGCCATCCCTTGCGGTGCAACTCCGTCAGGTCGCAGAGCCCCGGCTCCATCAACAAGTTGCGTCCGCCCAGCCACAGCGCGCGGGGCGCCTCTATCGCGTCCTGCAAGGGTATGCCTAAATCCAACCACCGCACCAAAACCCACGCGTGAATGGTCGGGCGAAAATCGCCGCCGCTGGTCCCCAACGCCCCTTTAACTTCGCCCCGATCGTCCAACACCATCAGCGCTGAAAGGGTGTGACGCGGGCGCTTGCCGCCTTGTAGTTCGTTGGGATGACCTTCTGTCAAGACAAAGTTGGCGCCTCGGTTCTGAAACAACACGCCCGTTTGCGGCTCCACGATGCCAGCCCCAAAAGCGTGAAAGAGGCTTTGAATAGCGGAGAGGGCGTTGCCCTCGGCGTCCACGACGACAAAATTGGTCGTGTCGCCGTCGCGCGGCGCTGTTGCCCATCCCCCTTTGCCCAACCGCTCCCGCAGGTGGGCGATGCGGTCGGGGTGCAGTAGGGCGTCAGGGGGCGCCGTGACATGAGCGGGGTCAGCAAGGTAGGCGTCCCGCTCCGCAGCGACGACAGCGGCGATGTCCGCGATGCTCGCGACCAAGGCGGCAGTCCCCATCTGCGACAAAGGTAAACCCGCCAGCAGCGCCATCGTTTGCAGTGTCGCAACGCCCAGCGCATTGGGTGGCAGTTCCATCAGGGTGACATCGCGGTAGCGCAACGCAAGGGGCTCTGCCCAGTCGCTGGTGTGAGCGGCGAAGTCGTCCTCTGTCATTGGGCTCCCCAAGCGCTGCAAATGCTTTGCCATCGCTTGCGCCGTCGCGCCCGTATAAAACCCATCGCGCCCGTCAGCAGCGATGCGTTGCATCGTCTGCGCCAACGCCGGTTGGCGTAACAGTTGCCCAGCTGTCAAAGGGGCATCGTCGCGAAAGA encodes:
- the ywrD gene encoding Putative gamma-glutamyltransferase YwrD; translation: MGTVFKSPAWSAKGMVVTEHPMATLAGWDALRRGGTVADAAVAIGATLAVVTPHLCGLGGDFFALLWSAKERRAIALNGSGRAPQNLSAATLRRRGLAQMPTYGPLTVTVPGLVDALWTLHQRFGRLAWASLWEHALAAAADGVVVSGKLARAIADNADRLSRDEGARRVFFRDDAPLTAGQLLRQPALAQTMQRIAADGRDGFYTGATAQAMAKHLQRLGSPMTEDDFAAHTSDWAEPLALRYRDVTLMELPPNALGVATLQTMALLAGLPLSQMGTAALVASIADIAAVVAAERDAYLADPAHVTAPPDALLHPDRIAHLRERLGKGGWATAPRDGDTTNFVVVDAEGNALSAIQSLFHAFGAGIVEPQTGVLFQNRGANFVLTEGHPNELQGGKRPRHTLSALMVLDDRGEVKGALGTSGGDFRPTIHAWVLVRWLDLGIPLQDAIEAPRALWLGGRNLLMEPGLCDLTELHRKGWQVQLVPYPGGTGVAHGVERVGVSWCGCADIRGDGVALPL
- a CDS encoding Desiccation/radiation resistance protein, translated to MRRIIWLWACVIVTLIRAGAISPNDILPPNKLRPGMKGYGLSVFQGTRIERFPITVIGVLERMDFDMDAILIRIDGGTVVRRKSGVIAGMSGSPIFVNGKLVGAIAFGWGFSKEPICGVTPITAMLACTDPQRFPSPRWTAGTLRPKGAPVVVAGRSVHRVRVVPNWVEARQWRSRLRPDEGLLVPVATPLLVRGVPRSLFPLIRRLLEPYNFVVLEGAGGASRLPVKDAPIRPGSALGVQLVGGDVDFTAIGTVTWVEGNRFWAFGHPMMSLGSVDLPVTSAYVLDIFPAYDFSFKLGVGLRERGRLTQDRAFAVAGELGRLAETVPMQVTLRNFAQGQRRAYRLKLVQHRELLPLGAYVSLLGAFFTSVSPAEEGSTHMRVRVEAKGLPPIERENWFPNEGGRMSGNVFVIALGGARTSPLAELADILEAAANNRFGEVKFSALSASLAFYPQRRTAWIDRVTARKTRVKPGEKVPVTLSLKGWGGFERTMTVDLVVPANARPGRMRFWVGGGMMGELVRQQSGYRRPRPRSLADLWQQLQDVYANNEVLIATNPLTSGVEIAGKRWESLPNATLEALMNMGSSDIVPIRDYRERRFAFDRILTGLASVTLTVEAEEREKEAPPRPPTIEPGPPPSGPSGAEASSGAPGEPGEEEFVTAPLNGAERFWLLSVAQKWRDPGERAWWEIQLARWRWETMDVTAWWHTARLALQREEKSDKDQPPQPPDWDEVRRMSPEAAEQKEQPAQQPSQPPQPLGQRTQPLARQPKMWVLDKGDDWLKGKLDGTIVATDGTVTLGYHARTLFDPAETIGAFCLLPAPDGTVLIGTIGPARVLRLDAFGNRTVVAEVPEEAVVTALALAPDGALWFATAPQGLVFRLPRAATKPERLCRLGATVWGIAFFNDGTAVLATGPEGKVWTLAPNSLTTPHLFAQLPERHALALAKAPDGAIYVGTNPRGKVYRVTPDGTIVPVFEAPQNPVQALAVDAKGNLFVGTSGSAIVYVVQPDGRWREVRRFNPERHIMAMFPDGNGVLVATGMPGKLYRLTADGVAAWLYDSEQSHLLAVAQFGDRLCAVPSGSGEVIALERNREGTYQSPVLDASQVARWGVLHFVANVPTGAQIIVQTRSGNTAYPDTTWSDWTPGFTASGQVVTSPPARYLQIRLILRANDQGQAPIVQRVALVYLPKNQPPRLTVQEPTPGAIVSGRVTIRWRGEDPDRDRLTYEVYVSRDGGKTWDRLPSDGSSASPKPTPAGDGGEAAPPEPPAKPSQPPQQRPAQPQPTPTTASSLTWDTTKLPDGTYWLKVIASDRIANPDDPQTAEQQIGPITVDNTPPIAAVQMVKRDGNRLFVPCYDNTAVASVEYRAEGGEWIAATCEDGIFDEPYEVAVIDLSKLPANAKKVEVRVRDSAGNESTAALSTQ